Proteins from a genomic interval of Helicoverpa zea isolate HzStark_Cry1AcR chromosome 31, ilHelZeax1.1, whole genome shotgun sequence:
- the LOC124645034 gene encoding dnaJ homolog subfamily C member 11 codes for MDEEGENILLEDNYYQLLNVSKTAPPEEINSAYRRFSRMFHPDKHSTDPNKQKWAEQIFNKVKEAYEVLSDSHKRAIYDTLGKRGLEVEGWEIIFRTRTPREIREEYERLKREREERRLQQSANPRGTITLSVNATDMFMKYYDEYEILEEPTIIPNIEVSGMTIQQSIDAPVTLRNTMTLSGNISTQNGIGTGSVNICNRNLSSEKGWTEVEFGIGNGPLLGFKIFRTLSRLMFLNCGTVLQFTPRGITPSLISTMAVQLDAHSVGYLTYRAGGPGGSSMTSIYVRDSEKYHTNTALQIGTPHSFISFNIMRKLPQHDMKLRLALKFGTFGAIAEYGAEKKVSQNSSVSAAVMLGVPSGVMLKLKWTCSSQTIVVPIHLCEEVLPSPVFYATVVPLVSWLVLKKVILDPIARERQERDRQRSMEANYERLQEMQRQARATIELMRETYSRIRSDEEKKKGLVILRALYGKLPANASSHEVGAETSGDGTSPETPGPFSEVVDVTIPIQCLVKDSRLELIEASKYELPGFYDPCVGEDKHLTIQYMFHNNLHCCTVNDSQALVLPRNNHRIKNRS; via the exons GCCCCACCAGAGGAAATAAACAGCGCATATCGGCGTTTCTCACGCATGTTCCATCCAGACAAGCACAGCACTGATCCAAACAAACAGAAATGGGCCGAACAAATATTCAACAAAGTCAAGGAGGCTTATGAGGTGCTTTCTGACTCACACAAGAGAGCCATCTATGATACTTTAG gaAAGCGAGGCTTGGAGGTTGAGGGCTGGGAGATAATATTCCGTACTCGCACCCCTAGAGAAATCAGAGAAGAATATGAAAG GTTGAAACGCGAGAGAGAGGAGCGAAGGCTCCAGCAGAGTGCCAATCCCCGCGGAACAATCACACTGTCTGTCAACGCCACGGATATGTTCATGAAATATTACGATGAGTATGAAATTTT GGAAGAGCCGACTATTATACCAAATATTGAAGTATCGGGCATGACTATACAGCAATCAATTGATGCGCCAGTCACTCTAAGGAACACGATGACTCTTTCGGGGAACATATCAACACAGAATGGAATAG gcaCCGGTTCTGTAAACATCTGCAACAGAAACCTTAGCTCTGAAAAAGGTTGGACAGAAGTGGAGTTTGGCATAGGAAATGGTCCACTTCTTGGTTTCAAGATATTTAGGACTCTGTCGCGATTGATGTTCCTGAACTGTGGGACGGTGCTGCAGTTCACGCCTCGGGGGATAACGCCGAGCCTGATATCAA CCATGGCCGTACAATTGGATGCACACTCGGTGGGCTACTTGACCTACCGTGCCGGTGGCCCGGGAGGTTCTTCAATGACGTCGATCTACGTGCGCGATTCCGAGAAGTACCACACTAACACCGCACTGCAGATCGGAACGCCACACTCGTTTATATCGTTCAACATCATGAGGAAACTGCCGCAGCATGATATGAAACTCAGGCTGGCTCTGAA GTTCGGAACATTTGGCGCGATTGCTGAGTACGGCGCTGAGAAAAAAGTGTCACAGAATAGCAGCGTGTCAGCGGCCGTCATGCTGGGCGTTCCCAGTGGTGTGATGCTCAAACTCAA ATGGACATGCTCGTCACAAACTATCGTAGTACCCATCCACTTATGTGAAGAAGTGTTACCATCGCCCGTGTTTTACGCTACCGTCGTGCCTCTGGTGTCTTGGTTGGTGCTAAAGAAGGTCATCTTGGACCCCATTGCGAGGGAGCGGCAGGAACGCGACAGGCAACGATCTATGGAGGCTAAttatgaaag ATTACAAGAGATGCAGCGGCAGGCCCGTGCGACTATCGAACTGATGAGAGAAACGTATTCGAGGATTAGGTCTGACGAAGAAAAGAAGAAGGGCCTTGTTATCCTCCGAGCACTTTACGGAAAGTTACCTGCAA ATGCGTCAAGCCACGAGGTGGGCGCTGAGACGTCGGGCGACGGCACGTCTCCTGAGACGCCCGGTCCGTTCAGCGAAGTGGTCGACGTCACGATACCGATACAGTGCCTAGTTAAGGACTCGCGATTAGAACTCATTGAAGCTAGCAAG TACGAGCTGCCTGGATTCTATGACCCGTGCGTCGGCGAGGACAAACACCTGACTATTCAGTACATGTTTCACAATAACTTGCATTGCTGCACCGTCAACGACAGCCAAGCGCTCGTACTCCCGCGTAACA ATCATCGGATAAAGAATAGATCCTGA